The Hippocampus zosterae strain Florida chromosome 11, ASM2543408v3, whole genome shotgun sequence genome includes the window aaaacacacatttggatagcttctttgggaaggggaaaaggcccagttagcagacagaagaggagccttcgactttcaagaaaaagaaagctacatttaatagacagtatcaggagtccagttgaaaatacggatttatctcaagaGCGAGAGATTCCCACGCCCCAGgtccactctgcataatatgtggcgatggcgagtcgtatttttcatgcactttgtatttgcgatgtatcttattttgaaggcaggtttaaacattaccataacgaccagagtgttgcggccagataggacattccccttgtcatgattcgtgtttattattatgtttagaaaattaTACCTGTAAGTGACCTAAGCGTCACAGTTCAAAGTCCTCGAAGTTTATACTCAAATCAGTATTTGTTTGATGTGTTCAGGACCCAaaccattcagtgatttattttacaatttaaaaatctaTTCTACAGCTAGTTGGGAGCCAGTGTAAAGCTTTTAGGACTGGAGTAATATGTTCTGATCATAAGAATTTTTGAACCCATAACTTTTCAACTTTTATAAGTaatggctgctgctgctcacccgcactgtggttttattgttcttgttcctgattgtaaagtgtccttgagtgttttgaaaggcgcttataaataaaatgtattattattattattattattattattatgaaaagctTGAGCTGATACTTGAATTTCTAAATTGTTTAAATCCCGATATCTATATTTCTACTTGAGGAATGAACGTGAATACTTTTGACACCTTTGAAACTAATTTAAATCAAAAGGAATTGGAATTTTAGTGCAGTACCTCGATGTGGAAGGCCGAGTAGGATTGGATTTGAAACTTGTTACCATGTCGCCATCTTGTAGCCGGACCATCTCACTACAACGCGTCCGTCAATAAAATGGTCTTCCCGACCAGACAATTGGAACGCAAATGGCATTAAAACTACTTCAGTGCATGAACATTGACATGTTTAAAAGTGGGGATAAGAAAAGGAGGGCAACGGTGCTTGTTAAAAGTCGATTAAATAAATATCAATGGTCAACGAGTCCTACCGGAGAAAAGTTGCCGCTCGCCGGGTGTCACCTGATCCGTCGCTCGTCGGCGGGTAATAGACACCGAGTCTCCCCGCGGTCGTGGTCGCCGCCTGCTTCGTCTCTCCCTTATTAAATCCATAAGTCGCCCGAGCGGAGCTGCTCAAAACTTGTGAGTCGGCGATATGCGCTCCCTCGCCGGGCTTGCGGCCACCGTGACGGCCGCCAGCGTCTACCTCTACGTGCTCTCCACTCACCTCCCGCCGGCGGATGAGCACCTGCCGCCGTCCTCGCCCGGGGAGCCCGAGCCGGAACCCCACTACCACAAGTAAGTGCAACGAATAAGTCactactgtattattttttatgttatttttattagtaAATGCAAGTGGTTCGGTGACCCAGCTCAGAACTAAATTCTGCACGTATCAATATTACCGTAAATACTGATCAATACTCCCCattaaaactaattaaaatcgacatttaaaaaaattaatttaacaaaGTTTGTTGTTCTGTATTTTTAAGGAAAATAGCattgtagttttattttttctttaaataacaTAAGGACCAGCAAGTGATGTTCGGAGCTGGAGTCAGCTGGGGTCCTTGTGAGTCCATTTGTACTTGACTATTTACCCTCAAACGGTTGAAAGGGCATCAGCAACTGCTGCTTTCCTTGCCCACATGAAAGGGCATTATAATATTTTAATTGCTTTCAATACGGAAATATGgtaatattttaattttcaaagTCCACACACTCAAGCCAGAGCTGAGACTCACACTCAGAACCGTAAGATATTGAGAGAAATAGGCAAATGTGCGAACCGATGCAATCTAAACCCAATCCTGATAGTATGGGTTTTGCATCACACAACGCAGTTGATAGGACtaaaaaatgtacattattCATCGTGCTTGTGTGAGGAGCAACTACAGAGAGGATGGTGGGATACatccagaactggttgccagtcaatcacaggacacatgtagacaaacaaccattgacaCTTGCCCTTAGGACATGCCGAGATTCGAACCCTGGTGGTCAAAATTCTGAGGCAGACTTGCTAATTGATCTTGTTTTAAATCTCCACTCTGTAGGAGACACAAAAAGTCATGAGCAAAGGgcagaaacaaacacacacacacacactagaatACCCCTTGTATGTAACTTAAGCCCGTGGGCCTTGTCCAGCACATGCTGGGCCTCTCACAGCGCCGCTTTCTATTGGTTCGCCAGGCCCAACTTGTGGTTGCGCCACTGGTCAATCATGCGCACTTGAACGTGTTCAGTATTTCGGGAGAGTAATGTGTCACGGCGGGCACTTTTATTTTCTCCCAATACGTAATGGCGCTCGCGTAAACACACTTCTCGTCTCCTCGTTGGCAAGCGGACTGTCGCGTGTGTAATCGCTGCTTCACAAATGTGTGTCAACTACTCGAACATCCTTGATCATTTTTCGTCGCTTCCTTTGctgtaaaaagacaaaaatagctCTGTTTCCCagaatgcaacacacacacacagcttgtgCTCAGTGGCGGCCAACCAACAATAAATCATCAAACTAAAGCCACTTGATGAGACAGACTACTGCAatttaaatgcattaaaaaaaacttggacgTTTCCCTGAAAGTCCATATTAATATGGGCTATCTTTAGACTGTCAGAGTATTTTCGTCTCAGCTACTATGGATAAAAGTATGGGTACCAAAAGTAAGAAGCATACAAAACGTCAACGAATGACTCGAGGGCTTTAAGCCAACCTTTGACTGATAATTTGATTTATTAAGACACTGGTTGGCAGGGACGTGCCGGGACCAAAATTCGGCCTGCGAATAGTTGACGACAGCGGACGTCCCTTGCCAAAAATGTTCTAAAAATTCCAGATAGCCATCTCGCCACTTGGTGTGCTCTCGCAAGGCTTGTGTCAAGACAATGTCAAGTCGAAACAGAGCCATCAAATTATATCTTATTCGACTGGATATGTACCCTTAGTTCAGCCGCTTTTACCTACGACGCCGCCATCTGGCGGCCTTACAGTGGTACTGGAAATAAGTCTTTCTTTCCATACACGGCACATAAACCCAGTTTGAAGTAGAAGATATATTTTCTgagtgtttttccgaatgctaAGGTTTGTGGTTTTTTCCCCACCCTCCAGGCTGAGGTTCCCATCGGATCTGGACGAGCTTCGGGAGCTCGCCGAGATGCTCAAGTTCTACAAGCAGGAGCACCACGGCTACGTTCTGCTGCTCTTCTGCAGCGCGTACCTCTATAAGCAATCCTTTGCCATTCCCGGATCCTCCTTCCTGGTGAGACGCTTGCCACCTTTCATGCCGACCGTCAAAGCCAGCTTACTTCTCCATtccatttattgtttcccaTTTCAGAACATGCTGGCCGGCGCCATATTTGGACCCTGGGAGGGCCTGGCGCTGGCGTGCCTGCTCACTACCACCGGCTCAACCTTCTGCTACCTGCTGTCGTCCACCTTTGGGAAGCAGCATGTGGTTCGCATCTTCCCGGATAAGGTGGCGCTACTGCAGAGGAAGGTATggtaaattttttttgtttatttgttgctgGGCAAACTTAGTGGAGAATTTCAAAGAATGTCTGCCGTGATTATTCAACCCCGAAGACCAGTTTAactgagcaacatgaaatttggttggcatgtctatcatgactATACCCACAAAAAGGTcttaaaagacaaaagaagtccaccattttggtttgaagcagccattttagggtCATTTTGGCCATTTACAGGCGTCATGGAAAGACAATGTATTTTTCAActggaatgttttttaaaattcagcacCTGAAGCCAGTCTCACTCATCTACGttaaatttggtaggcatgctTTTCATGAGTAAACCCACCAAAAAGccttgtctgaaaaaaaacatgggaagCGATTTTGTTTGGCAAATTTTTCACAATTACAAACATGATGAAGACTAACTTCTCAAGCCCTAATATTtggaaaattcagcccctgggcccttttttggggggtggaggggcttTTTTCCAGAGGTCCTTTAAGGACAAACTCACACAGAGAGCTCCATATAATTAACATTGTGCTTGTCTTTACGTCCAAATTTCTTCCTCTTTCCCATCTCTTCCTGCTCTGACAGGTAGAGGAAAACCGCAGCAGCCTgttctttttcctcctcttcctgcgcTTCTTCCCCATGACTCCTAACTGGTTCCTTAACATCACCTGTCCTGTCCTCAACATCCCCAtctccatcttcttcttctctgtaTTCATCGGTAAGCCACcagacccccttttttttctcgacacAGCACAACCCGTCGGTGCACGGCCtgctaaaaaaaagtttgccttCCCAGGTTTGATACCCTACAATTTCATCTGCGTGCGGACGGGCGCCATCCTCTCAGAGATCCACTCTCTGGATGACATCTTCTCATGGGCCACGCTAGCCCAGCTGCTGGCCATCGCGCTGGCGGCGCTGGTGCCCGGCGCACTTATAAAACGCTACGGGCAAACTCACCTCAAGGTGAAGGACATGGACGGTACGCGGGACGGAGATCGGAAGAGGCAATGACGGATGAGGGATGAGGGACTTTGAATACTGGAGGGCTGCACTGGTGCACCTTACGCCACAAACCTTGAagtcactgtgaaaaaaaaaaacattgttcagTCGAAGATTTTATTAAGACCATATTAAGAAAACAGGTAAGCCGTG containing:
- the tmem41ab gene encoding transmembrane protein 41A-B, coding for MRSLAGLAATVTAASVYLYVLSTHLPPADEHLPPSSPGEPEPEPHYHKLRFPSDLDELRELAEMLKFYKQEHHGYVLLLFCSAYLYKQSFAIPGSSFLNMLAGAIFGPWEGLALACLLTTTGSTFCYLLSSTFGKQHVVRIFPDKVALLQRKVEENRSSLFFFLLFLRFFPMTPNWFLNITCPVLNIPISIFFFSVFIGLIPYNFICVRTGAILSEIHSLDDIFSWATLAQLLAIALAALVPGALIKRYGQTHLKVKDMDGTRDGDRKRQ